Proteins from a genomic interval of Arvicanthis niloticus isolate mArvNil1 chromosome 26, mArvNil1.pat.X, whole genome shotgun sequence:
- the LOC143438830 gene encoding olfactory receptor 8G18-like gives MAAGNYCTVTEFFLAGLSEKPELQLPLFLFFTGIYLITVAGNLGMNTLIGLSSHLHTPMYFFLSSLSFIDFCQSTIITPKMLVSFVTEKNLISYPGCMTQVYFFTTFGIAECYTLAVMAYDRYVAICNPLLYNVTMSYQMYYSLISGTYIFAVFCASLNTGFMFRIQFCKLDVINHYFCDLLPLLQLASSDTYINEILILLFGTLNVFVPVLTIITSYIFIIATILYIHSREGKFKAFSTCSSHICAVCIFYGSGAFTYLQAISLYSMDQVKLSSVFYTTIVPMLNALIYSLRNKDVSVALKKILERK, from the coding sequence ATGGCAGCAGGAAACTACTGCACAGTGACTGAGTTCTTCTTGGCTGGGCTCTCAGAGAAGCCAGAACTCCAGctgcccctcttcctcttcttcacagGAATCTATCTGATCACTGTGGCAGGGAACCTGGGCATGAACACATTGATTGGGCTCAGTTCCCAcctgcacacacccatgtactttttcctcaGTAGTCTGTCCTTCATTGACTTCTGTCAGTCAACAATTATTACTCCTAAAATGCTGGTGAGTTTTGTGACAGAGAAGAACCTCATCTCCTACCCTGGATGCATGACTCAGGTCTATTTCTTCACTACTTTTGGCATTGCAGAGTGCTACACTTTAGCTGTAATGGCATATGACCGCTATGTTGCCATTTGTAACCCCTTGCTTTACAATGTAACTATGTCCTATCAAATGTACTATTCTCTTATTTCAGGGACATATATATTTGCTGTGTTCTGTGCATCCTTAAACACTGGATTCATGTTTAGGATTCAGTTCTGCAAATTAGATGTGATTAACCACTATTTCTGTGATCTTCTTCCCCTCTTGCAACTTGCATCCTCTGATACCTATATCAATGAAATATTGATTCTACTTTTTGGTACACTGAACGTCTTTGTCCCAGTGTTGACAATTATTACTTCCTACATCTTCATTATTGCCACCATCCTCTACATTCACTCCAGAGAGGGCAAGTTTAAAGCTTTTAGTACTTGCAGTTCTCACATATGTGCTGTTTGTATCTTCTATGGTTCAGGTGCATTCACATACTTACAGGCAATATCATTGTATTCTATGGACCAAGTGAAATTGTCTTCTGTGTTTTATACTACAATTGTACCCATGCTGAACGCCTTGATCTACAGCCTGAGGAATAAGGATGTCAGTGTTGCACTGAAGAAAatacttgaaagaaaataa